GAGCACAACGCCTCGCTCAAGGCCGCCCGGGCAGGTCTGCAGGCGGCTGCCGGCGCCGTGGGGGGCGAAGCGGCCGGCCCGCGTCCCTCCCTGGCGATCCAGGGTTCCGGCACCCTGGTGGTCAACGAGGACACCAACACCCAGTCCATCGGGCTGGGGCTGAACCAACAGATCGACCTCTGGGGGAAGATGGACCTCCAGCTCCGTCAGGCCGTCCTCTCTCTGGCCGCCCAACGCGCCGCCTACAGGGAACAGGCGAACAGCCTGCTGGCCAGAGCGGAACGCCTCTTCTGGCAAGGCACCGTGACCCGGCAGAAGCTGGCCCTCTACGACTCCCTGGTGGAGCAGCGCACCAAAGACCTGGAGCTCGCCCGGAAACGCTATGACCTCGGCGCCGTGCCCCGGCTCGACGTGGTGCGCGCCCAGGTCCAGCTGGAAAAGGTGCGGGCCCAGCGGTCCACCATCCAGGCCGAACTGCGGGACATCCTGGCGGGAATGCGGGAGCTCGTCGGCAACACCGAGTTTGTCCGCCCCAGCCGGGAGGTGGAGCCCCCCGCCCTCCCCCAATCCCTCCGGGAAGGCACCATCGACGGCAACCCGGCGCTGCGCAGGGCCGAGGTCGCCCTGCAGGCCACCTCCGTCGACAGGGAGCTGGCCGCGCTGGGCATGCGCCCCACCCTGTCGGCGAACCTCAGCTACACGGCGGCCTCCAATGCGGCCCTCTCCAGCGAGGGGGACATCCTCCTGGCCCTGGACCTCACCGTCCCCCTCTACGACGGCGGCCGCACCAAAAACGCCGCCGAGCGGGCCCGCCATCTCCAGCGCCAGGCCGAACAGAACCTCGCCCAGGCCCGGCATACCCTCCGGCGGCAGCTGGAAGAGGCGGACAACCGCTGGGAGAAGGCCATCGCCCTGGAGCACAGCCGGTCCGAAGAGGTACGCCTTGCCAGGGAGGAGCTGCGGATCACCCGGCTCCGCTACAACACCGGCGTGGGCTCCCAGGCGGATCTCCTGGACGCCCGCCGGGAGGAAGAGGCGGCGCGCTCCTCCTACCTCGACGTCCTGCAGGAGATGCACCTCTCTCTGGTGTCGCTGCGGGAGGTGCAGGGTCGCTATGCCGCCGATCTCCCGGAAGAACGGTAACCCCTCCCCCCTGCGCCGCCAGAGCGGGCGGTAGACCCCATGGGCTTTCTGCTCGCCCACCTCACCGATCTGATCTTCATCGCCGGTGGACTGGGCCTCTTCCTGCACGGGCTGGAATCCAGCGCCACCAGCGTCCGCAAGAGCCTGGGCGACGGTTCGCGCCGGATCATGGCGGCCTTCGCCGGGCGCAAAGGCCTCTCCTTTGTGGTGGGAATCTTCCTCTCCGCCCTCTCCCAGAGCAGCACGGCGGCCACCTCCTTCACCGTCGGTCTGGTGGACGTGGGCATCCTGCCGCTGACCTCGGCCATCGTGGTGATGATGGGCGCCAGCGTGGGCGCCACCTTCGTCACCATCCTGCTGAGCCTGGACATCGTCCGCTACGCCCCTCTGGTGCTGGTGCTCAGCGTCTTCGCGGCCCGCACCGGCCGCGGACGGACCAGACAGATCGCCCAGATCGCCCAGGGGATCTCGCTGCTCCTCACGGGGATGTTTCTCATCTCCACCGGAGTGGACCCCCTCATGGCCGACAGCCGCCTTCAGGGGAGCATCCTGGCGCTCGTCTCCTCGCCGCTGCTTCTCGGTGTCGCCGCCTTTGTGCTCACCTCGCTGATCCAGAGCAGCTCGGCGGTGATGGCCCTGGCCATCGCCACGGTGGGGACCGGGACGGTCCCCGTGGCTGCCGTCCTCCCCGTGGTGCTGGGCTCCCATGTGGGCTCGTCCACCACGGTGCTGCTGGCGGGGCTCGGCACGAGACGCAACGCCCGCCGGCTCGCCTGGAGCACCCTCCTCTACAAGCTCGGCGGCGCCCTCCTCCTGCTGCCGCTGCTGCCGCTGCTGCCCGGCCTGGCGGGGGCGGTGCTGCCCGCTCCCCAGACCCAGGTGGCGGGGGTGCACTTCCTCTTCGTCTGGGGCAACGCGCTCGCGTTCCTCCCCCTGGTGCCGCTGCTCGATCTGCTGAGCCGCAAGATAGCCTCCCTGGGGGGCTCTATCGGCCTCTCCGAGCCCCGGTATATCGACGACGGCCTGCTGGTCTTCCCCGCCCTCGCGCTGTCGTTGCTCTCCAGGGAGATGATCCGCCTGGGCAACCATATGGAGGAGCTCCTGGTCCTCCTGCTCTTCCGCCGGGAGGAAACCGACCGGATCGAGCGCTACCGGGAAAGCGTGGAGACCCTGTCGGCGGCCTGCTCCGACTATCTCCTGGAGCTCCGCGACCCGCTGGAGGATCCCGGGCTCCACAGGGAGTACGCCTCTCTGGCCTACACCATGACCTTTGTCCGGGAGATGGCCGCCATCCTTACCGACCGGCTCGCCCGGAGCGCCACCGCCCTGGACCAGGGATTCGCCGACAGCCCCCAGGCGGCCCCGGCCTGGTCCCGCTGCGCCGACGAGCTGGTGTCGGTCTTCCGCAACGCCCTCGGCGCCTTCGCCCTGGGTGAGCAGAAGCTCGCCTCCCAGTCTTGCGCCGCCCGGGACCGGATGCTTGCGGCTTCCGGCGAGATCCGTGGTATCCTCACTGACAACGGAGCGCTCTTCGACACCGCCGCCACCATGCGGGGATGGGAGCTGCTCTCCTCGTCGGAAGAGCTGGCCCGGGCCGCCACCGAGGTGGCCGGAGGCTACACCGCGCGCCACCGAGGCGCGATCACGGAAGAGACGGGCGGTGAACATCCATGAAACTCTTCGGCAAAAAACAGGAACAACGCACCGAGGAACTGCTCTACCAACGGGACAAGCGGGAGCTCACCCGACTGCTCTCCGAGATGGGGGACACCACGGAGACGGCTCTGCGCCAGGCCATCCGGTCCCTTCTGGAACGGAACAGCGATCTGGCCGGGCAGGTCATCGCGGGCGACGATCAGGTGGACGACCTGGAGGTCTCCATCGAACAGGAGTGCCTGCGCTCCATCGGCATGCGCCAGCCCGTCCGGGACGACCTGCGCTTCGTCTTCTCGGTACTGAAGATCATCACCGACCTGGAGCGTATGGGCGATCAGGCCGTCAACATCGCCAAAACGAGCATGGAACTCAACCGGCGGCCGCTGTTCAAACCGCTGGAGGACACCCCCAGAATGGCCGAGCAGGCGGTCACCATGATGAGCAACGCCCTGCAGGCCTTCACCGAAGAGGACGCCGAACTGGCCCTGCAGGTGTTCAAAAACGATGCCACGGTGGACCGCTACTACGCGGCCATCTTCGAGGAGATCATGGTTCTGCTTGCCAGGGGGGAAAACAGCGAACGGGGAGACATCGAGCGGGCCATGCGGCTGGTGCTGGTCGCCCGGGCCCTGGAGCGGGTGGGCGACCACGCCGCCAACATCGCCGAACGGGCCTACTTTATGGTCACCGGCGGCCGGATCAAAGAGGAGATCCGCCGCCGGGAGGGCCGGAGCGAGAACGACGCCCCCGCGGGACCCGGCGACGATCTCCTCGCCTCCGGGGAAAACGGCGCCGGGCGCCCCGGCAGTGCGTCCTGAAGGGCGCTACACCTCGGTACGCTCCACCGGAGCCTTGCCCAGGTGGCGCCGGAGGTAGGGGCAGTAGACGGCGGCCAGAGGGTTGTGCCCCAGGGTACGGTCCTTGGCCGCCAGGGTGGTCACCGGGGCCTCCGAGGCCTTGGTGAAGAGGGCGTCGTGGCCCACGCAGAGCCCTAGGATGATGTTCAGGTCCGTGCCGGCCTCGTTGAGGATCCGGGCCTGCTCCTTGGGATTGCAGGTCACCGTGCCGATCCAGGGGCGGGAGATCAGCCCCAGATCGGCCTTGAGCACGCCGCCCACCTTGCAGCAGACAGAGTGGAAGGCAAACTCCCGCTCGATGATCCGGCCCGCCACGGCCGCCTCTTCGGCCAGACCGATACAGAAGGCCATCCCAAGCGTTCTGTACCCCATCCGCCTGGAGAACTCCAGGATCTCGTCGAAGCGGCCCAGCTTCTCGTAGAAACGGGCCTCCACCTCGCCGGCCACCTGGAGCATCCGGTGGTCCTCGCTCTCCTCGTAGAGAGGCAGGCTGTCGGTGGCGATACAGGGCTGTTCGTCTTCACAGGACTTGGTGGTGCATTGGTCGCAACGCATGCTGTCACTCCTCCGTCAGGGTTGGAATACACGGCTCCACTGCAGGAACCGGATCGCCCCGCCATTGTACACCCTCCATGGACAGCAATGTTCGAAACGACCCGCGGCCCGGCAGGAGACAGGGCGTCAGACGGAGTCCGCAGCCATACATCACTATTCCATAACAGGAATACACCTTCGTGTCTTTGTGCTTCCTCTGCAGACAAAGAGGCCGGAAGCTCGTATACTTGGGGGTGTCGGCAATCCAGATCATGCATCTGACCGTGGAGGTGGAATACCATGGAACGCAAGGACATCGTCACGATGAAGGGAAACCCGGTGACCCTTGTGGGCCCGGCGCTCAAGCCGGGAGACCAGGCGCCGGGATTCACAGTGCTGGACCAGGAACTCAAACCGGTGACCCTGGAGGATTTGGGAGACGCGCTGAAGGTGATCAGCGTCACGCCGTCGCTGGACACGCCGGTCTGCGATCTGCAGGCCCACCGCTTCAACGACGAGGCCGTAGGCCTGCCCGGAGATGTGGTGGTCCTCAACATCAGCATGGATCTCCCCTTCGCCATCAAACGCTTCTGCCTCACCGAGGAGATCAACAACATCCGGGTCCTCTCGGACCACCGGGAGGCCTCCTTCGGCACCGCCTACGGCGTCCTCATGAAGGAGCTCCGCCTGCTGGCCCGGTCGGTGTTCATCATCGACCCGGAGAACACCATCCGCTATATCGAGGTGGTCCACGAGGCGACCCACCACCCCGAGTACGACGGCGCGCTGGCAGCGGCCAAACGGCAGCTGCGGTAGCATCTCACTACCGCCCTCCAAACCACCTGGTGCGGCGGTGCGGCAGCGTACCCGGCATGCCTCCCCGGCGGGAGCGCGGCGCCCCCACTACAGGCCGCCTCCATCGCCGGGGGTTTTTTTGAAAGGTACCCGCAACCTGGGAACCGTGAGCGACGGCGACAGATGCCACCCCGCCGACTGGGACACAGAGGAAACCGGCCTTCCGCTTTCGGCCCCCCTCCACACCGGGAGTGGTACAATTGCCGGTGCTATGCAGACGGAAAGGTTCCAGAAGGGCGCGGGGGTACGGAAACGGGCCGGATGACGCGGCCTGCCCCGCCGCGTCCATAAGGTCTTTGTTGTAAGGAAGAGATACCCATGAAATACCACGCGCAGTTTCTCGGTGAACCGGCATTTTTCGCGAACGGGCGGAAGATCTGCTTTCCCTTCCAGAAGGCCCTCATCCTCACCCTGCTTCTGGTGGAAGAAGGGGCGCTCCACCGCGACCGCATCGCCTCGCTGCTCTGGGGCGACAAAACAACCGAGAGCGCACGGCGCAACCTCAGCAACGCCATCAGCGCCATCCGAAAACTGATTCCCATCTTTATCTCCAGCGGCAGGTCACTGGGGCTGGACAGAAAGGTGCGGGTCACCAGGGACGTTGACCTGATCCGCGGGATGGACAGCCTCTCCTGGGAGCAGGTGGAGCCTCTGCTCCACCCCTACCTGGACCTCCCCAAACTGGACGACTGGCCCGGCTTCAGCGAGTGGCTGCGGGAGCGGCGGAGCCACTACCACAGGCTGCTCATCCAGGGGCTGCGCAACCGCGCCGACCTCCATCTCCACCACGGCACCGAAAAGGGCCTGGCCGAGGGCATCCGCTGCTACGAGAAGCTCTCCGAGCTGGAGCCCTGCGACGAGACGATCAACGGCGAGCTCACCCGCCTCTATATCAAGGCGGACCGGAAGATCGACGCCCTCCAGGTGGCCCGGGCCTTCTCCCGCCGCGTGGAGGAGGACCTGGGCATGCCGCCTGACCACAGGTCGGCCACCTTCATCGACGAGCGATCGCCCCGACTGTGGGAATCGATGACCGAACCCCCGACAAAAGACAACCCCCTCTTCCGCAACGAAGAGCTGTTGCGACTGCTGGACTTCTTCTGCTGCACCGACTGCGCCCAAGAGTCCCAATGCGCCTTGCTCTGGGGCGAGGAGGGTATCGGCAAGGGGTCGCTCATCCGGAACACAACGGCCCGGCTGGAAAAGGAGGGATGGACCTGTCTCCACCTCCGGTGCTACCAGGAGGAGATGAACCGGCCCATGGCGCCCTTCTATCTCCTCATGCACCGCCTGGACTGCCGGTTTCCCCGGGAGCTGGGCTCGCAATCACAGGCGGAGCTGGGCTACCTCCGGGTGGCCGAGGTCGTTACAGAACAGATCTCGCAGATCGAGCGGGACGGAAGGTGTCTTTTGGTGGTGGAAAACCTCCAGTGGATGGACAACGCCTCCTGGATGATCCTGGAGTCGATCCTCTGGAACGACACCGTGCCCAGTACACTGCTCATCTCGGGCTACGAGGAGATACGGTCCACCTTCATGCTCCGTACGGAGATCGCCGGGGAGCCCATCGAAACGCTGGAGATACACCTGGAGCGGTTCGGCTTCGAGGAGACCGCCCGGATCTGCCGGCTCCTCCGCCCCGACACGGACTGGTCGGAACAGCAGCTGGCGGAAATCTACAACCAGACCCAGGGGAATCCCTTTTTTATCGACCAGACACTGAACACCGCGCCGGAGCCGGAAGCAGGCACGGACACCGGGGACGGTGAAGACGGCACGGAGGTTCCCAATCTCTACACGGCGCGCATCCAGCTGATGGACGAAAAGGAGCGGCTCGTCCTGGAGGGGCTCTCCCTGCTGCCCGCACCGGCACAGCTCTCCCAGATCTGCGAACTCCTGGAACTCACCCCCCTGGAGATCTCCAGATACCTGGAGCGGACGCCGCTGCAGGGCCTTCTCCGGGAGCACAGGGGCGAAGAGGGGGAGGTGTACTACTACTTCACCCACCCCAAGGTCCGGGACGCCCTTGCAGAGAACATGTCGCCCACACGAACGGCGGCGCTGCAGCGCAAAGCCATCGCCATTCTGGAGGAACAGTGCCGCACGGGAATGGCCGACGGCGACCGCTTCGCCGCCCTCGCCGGACTCTGCCGGGAGGAAGGCCTGCGAGACAAGGAGATCCACTGGCGTCTCCGGGAGCTGCAGCTCCACTTCAAGGCCGCCCACGAGGTCTTCCCCTCGCTGAGCGACCAGGAGCTGGCCCGCTGCATCCCTGCGGCGGAGGATACAGGCTATACGGAGCACTCCATCGACGAGATCCGCTCCCTTCTGAACAGGCAGATACGCCGCCACGGCCGGACACCCGAGCGCAGCACCATGGAACGGCAGCTTTTCGTCCTCCACGGCGGCTACCTCTGGTGGAGCGGCCACTACGAGGAGGCGGGCCAGGTGCTGGGAGAGGCCTACCGCATGGCCGCAGGGGGGAGTGACAGAGACCGGGCGGAGGCGCTGCTCCAGCTCTGCTATCTGGCCATCCAGACCGACAACAGAAAGGCGCTTGCCATCTCTGCCGGGGAGCTCTACCGGAGGGCACGCGCCAGCCACCTCCACCTGTTTATGGGAAGCGCGCTGCGCTTCCTCGCCATCCTGCGGATCATGGAGGGCCGCCCCAACGCGGCGCGTCGCCTGCTGCAGATGTCCACCAGGGTCTTCGAAAAGCTGGAGGAGGAGGGAATGAGCTACACCCTTCCCATCATCGCCGCCGAGCACTTCCGCGGTGACCTGGGCATCGCCGAAGGCGACATCCCCGGCGCCCTGGGGTACTACGAAAACTGCAACCACATGGCCGAATCCATCGGCATCCACCGCGGCATGGGGCTCTCCCTGGCCAAGGCCGGCTACTGTCTCTACCTGCTC
This DNA window, taken from Synergistales bacterium, encodes the following:
- a CDS encoding Na/Pi symporter — protein: MGFLLAHLTDLIFIAGGLGLFLHGLESSATSVRKSLGDGSRRIMAAFAGRKGLSFVVGIFLSALSQSSTAATSFTVGLVDVGILPLTSAIVVMMGASVGATFVTILLSLDIVRYAPLVLVLSVFAARTGRGRTRQIAQIAQGISLLLTGMFLISTGVDPLMADSRLQGSILALVSSPLLLGVAAFVLTSLIQSSSAVMALAIATVGTGTVPVAAVLPVVLGSHVGSSTTVLLAGLGTRRNARRLAWSTLLYKLGGALLLLPLLPLLPGLAGAVLPAPQTQVAGVHFLFVWGNALAFLPLVPLLDLLSRKIASLGGSIGLSEPRYIDDGLLVFPALALSLLSREMIRLGNHMEELLVLLLFRREETDRIERYRESVETLSAACSDYLLELRDPLEDPGLHREYASLAYTMTFVREMAAILTDRLARSATALDQGFADSPQAAPAWSRCADELVSVFRNALGAFALGEQKLASQSCAARDRMLAASGEIRGILTDNGALFDTAATMRGWELLSSSEELARAATEVAGGYTARHRGAITEETGGEHP
- the phoU gene encoding phosphate signaling complex protein PhoU translates to MKLFGKKQEQRTEELLYQRDKRELTRLLSEMGDTTETALRQAIRSLLERNSDLAGQVIAGDDQVDDLEVSIEQECLRSIGMRQPVRDDLRFVFSVLKIITDLERMGDQAVNIAKTSMELNRRPLFKPLEDTPRMAEQAVTMMSNALQAFTEEDAELALQVFKNDATVDRYYAAIFEEIMVLLARGENSERGDIERAMRLVLVARALERVGDHAANIAERAYFMVTGGRIKEEIRRREGRSENDAPAGPGDDLLASGENGAGRPGSAS
- a CDS encoding DUF1847 domain-containing protein, which encodes MRCDQCTTKSCEDEQPCIATDSLPLYEESEDHRMLQVAGEVEARFYEKLGRFDEILEFSRRMGYRTLGMAFCIGLAEEAAVAGRIIEREFAFHSVCCKVGGVLKADLGLISRPWIGTVTCNPKEQARILNEAGTDLNIILGLCVGHDALFTKASEAPVTTLAAKDRTLGHNPLAAVYCPYLRRHLGKAPVERTEV
- a CDS encoding TolC family protein; this encodes EHNASLKAARAGLQAAAGAVGGEAAGPRPSLAIQGSGTLVVNEDTNTQSIGLGLNQQIDLWGKMDLQLRQAVLSLAAQRAAYREQANSLLARAERLFWQGTVTRQKLALYDSLVEQRTKDLELARKRYDLGAVPRLDVVRAQVQLEKVRAQRSTIQAELRDILAGMRELVGNTEFVRPSREVEPPALPQSLREGTIDGNPALRRAEVALQATSVDRELAALGMRPTLSANLSYTAASNAALSSEGDILLALDLTVPLYDGGRTKNAAERARHLQRQAEQNLAQARHTLRRQLEEADNRWEKAIALEHSRSEEVRLAREELRITRLRYNTGVGSQADLLDARREEEAARSSYLDVLQEMHLSLVSLREVQGRYAADLPEER
- the tpx gene encoding thiol peroxidase, which translates into the protein MERKDIVTMKGNPVTLVGPALKPGDQAPGFTVLDQELKPVTLEDLGDALKVISVTPSLDTPVCDLQAHRFNDEAVGLPGDVVVLNISMDLPFAIKRFCLTEEINNIRVLSDHREASFGTAYGVLMKELRLLARSVFIIDPENTIRYIEVVHEATHHPEYDGALAAAKRQLR
- a CDS encoding AAA family ATPase, translated to MKYHAQFLGEPAFFANGRKICFPFQKALILTLLLVEEGALHRDRIASLLWGDKTTESARRNLSNAISAIRKLIPIFISSGRSLGLDRKVRVTRDVDLIRGMDSLSWEQVEPLLHPYLDLPKLDDWPGFSEWLRERRSHYHRLLIQGLRNRADLHLHHGTEKGLAEGIRCYEKLSELEPCDETINGELTRLYIKADRKIDALQVARAFSRRVEEDLGMPPDHRSATFIDERSPRLWESMTEPPTKDNPLFRNEELLRLLDFFCCTDCAQESQCALLWGEEGIGKGSLIRNTTARLEKEGWTCLHLRCYQEEMNRPMAPFYLLMHRLDCRFPRELGSQSQAELGYLRVAEVVTEQISQIERDGRCLLVVENLQWMDNASWMILESILWNDTVPSTLLISGYEEIRSTFMLRTEIAGEPIETLEIHLERFGFEETARICRLLRPDTDWSEQQLAEIYNQTQGNPFFIDQTLNTAPEPEAGTDTGDGEDGTEVPNLYTARIQLMDEKERLVLEGLSLLPAPAQLSQICELLELTPLEISRYLERTPLQGLLREHRGEEGEVYYYFTHPKVRDALAENMSPTRTAALQRKAIAILEEQCRTGMADGDRFAALAGLCREEGLRDKEIHWRLRELQLHFKAAHEVFPSLSDQELARCIPAAEDTGYTEHSIDEIRSLLNRQIRRHGRTPERSTMERQLFVLHGGYLWWSGHYEEAGQVLGEAYRMAAGGSDRDRAEALLQLCYLAIQTDNRKALAISAGELYRRARASHLHLFMGSALRFLAILRIMEGRPNAARRLLQMSTRVFEKLEEEGMSYTLPIIAAEHFRGDLGIAEGDIPGALGYYENCNHMAESIGIHRGMGLSLAKAGYCLYLLGEFDEAERVFSRIKAFYSLLNSEQDGSLQGGGIAFSLMGLMEGLKGNWQKSREHFTLAERFVTTTRRPTWTAILYWAKAELLREGNGIPERIHADFLPQSEQEYREWAHRSGAWVGWIR